From the Desulfosarcina sp. BuS5 genome, one window contains:
- the ltrA gene encoding group II intron reverse transcriptase/maturase, producing the protein MGDTQRSQTISTKSREIARTVACNSRPIEWGQPPVLTGGSSLIKIELLAQNNHELVFTSVVHRIDFDLLKQSFRKIRKSESAGVDKVTAKEYAENLDQNLYNLYERLRRGQYVASPVKRIWIDKEGGKKRPIGIPVLEDKIVQKAAAAILNVIFDRNFYNFSHAFRKGRSQHMAIKDLREQCLKQNISWIVSADITGLFDNINHELLKDMIRRRVSDGGMIRLIGKWLNAGVMEEGNLTYSETGTPQGGVISPVLSNIFLHYVLDDWYVKEVIPRMKGRCSIIRWADDFILGFEYEKDALRVMDVLPRRFEQFELSLHPEKTKLIRFSKRISGKGNGTFDFLGFTFYWSKSLKGYMVIKKKTARKRSSRFMKRIWIWCKDNRHKPMVEQYEILCSKLRGFYQYFGVISNYKALEVVFEYTEKAWRRWLSRRSHKGEVMFEDLRTTYPLPLPRIVHNI; encoded by the coding sequence ATGGGAGATACACAGAGGTCACAAACCATATCAACAAAAAGCCGAGAAATTGCAAGAACGGTCGCTTGCAATTCCAGACCGATAGAATGGGGACAACCACCGGTGTTAACAGGTGGGTCATCCCTTATCAAAATCGAGCTGCTTGCTCAAAATAATCATGAACTGGTATTTACATCAGTAGTCCATCGGATAGACTTTGATTTACTGAAACAATCCTTTCGTAAAATTCGGAAAAGCGAATCTGCAGGAGTGGACAAGGTTACGGCAAAGGAGTATGCCGAAAATCTTGATCAAAACCTCTATAATCTGTATGAACGACTGCGGAGAGGACAGTACGTTGCGTCTCCTGTAAAGCGTATCTGGATAGACAAGGAAGGAGGGAAAAAGCGTCCAATTGGCATACCTGTACTTGAGGATAAAATTGTCCAGAAAGCAGCAGCAGCCATATTGAATGTCATATTTGACAGGAATTTTTACAATTTTTCCCATGCATTCAGAAAAGGTCGGAGCCAACACATGGCAATCAAAGATTTACGTGAGCAATGCTTGAAGCAGAATATCAGCTGGATAGTAAGCGCAGATATTACAGGACTATTTGACAATATTAATCACGAGTTACTTAAAGACATGATACGTCGGAGAGTAAGTGACGGCGGAATGATTCGCCTGATAGGGAAGTGGTTGAATGCAGGCGTAATGGAGGAAGGCAACCTGACGTACTCTGAAACGGGCACTCCACAGGGAGGAGTAATTTCCCCTGTGCTCAGTAATATCTTTCTTCATTATGTTTTAGATGACTGGTACGTGAAAGAAGTGATCCCCCGGATGAAAGGGAGATGCTCCATCATACGCTGGGCGGATGATTTCATCCTCGGGTTCGAGTATGAAAAAGACGCATTGCGTGTCATGGATGTATTACCCAGGCGGTTCGAACAGTTCGAGCTGTCACTTCACCCGGAAAAGACAAAACTGATTCGATTTTCCAAACGCATTAGCGGAAAGGGAAACGGGACGTTTGATTTTTTAGGGTTTACATTTTACTGGTCAAAATCATTAAAAGGGTACATGGTAATAAAGAAAAAGACGGCAAGAAAGCGTTCAAGCCGTTTTATGAAGAGAATATGGATATGGTGCAAGGATAACCGTCATAAGCCAATGGTCGAGCAGTATGAGATTCTTTGCAGTAAACTGCGAGGTTTTTACCAGTACTTTGGTGTAATAAGTAACTACAAAGCGCTGGAAGTTGTGTTTGAATATACTGAGAAAGCATGGCGTCGATGGTTAAGCCGAAGAAGTCACAAGGGCGAAGTAATGTTCGAGGACTTGCGCACAACATACCCACTGCCATTACCCAGAATAGTCCATAATATTTGA
- a CDS encoding type II toxin-antitoxin system RelE/ParE family toxin: protein MIVDISSDAEEDLIEGYWFYERQSPGLGDYFRSCLIADIESLAYYGGIHAIEYGLYRSLSKRFPFCIYYRVDGDVVTVIAVLDARRDPLWIRQRLG, encoded by the coding sequence ATGATTGTCGATATTTCATCAGATGCCGAGGAAGACCTCATTGAGGGTTACTGGTTTTATGAGCGGCAATCCCCCGGTCTTGGAGACTATTTCCGGAGTTGCTTGATTGCCGACATCGAGTCACTGGCATACTACGGTGGAATTCATGCAATAGAATACGGCCTCTACCGGTCACTTTCAAAGCGATTTCCGTTTTGCATCTACTACCGCGTCGATGGAGACGTTGTCACCGTGATAGCTGTTTTAGATGCTAGGCGTGATCCACTGTGGATAAGGCAGCGACTTGGATAG
- a CDS encoding addiction module protein, which translates to MPIEIPLETLSVSEKIRLLESVWNSLCDKSGDVRSPEWHREVLETRKRRLKDGRATVSPWSEAKTRLLEVGR; encoded by the coding sequence ATGCCCATCGAAATACCACTTGAGACCCTGTCTGTTTCCGAAAAAATCCGCTTGCTGGAGAGCGTATGGAACAGTCTTTGCGACAAATCAGGCGATGTACGGTCGCCGGAGTGGCATCGCGAGGTACTTGAGACCCGAAAGCGACGTCTCAAAGACGGCCGAGCGACTGTGTCACCGTGGAGCGAAGCAAAGACCCGCCTGCTGGAAGTGGGTCGATGA
- the ltrA gene encoding group II intron reverse transcriptase/maturase: protein MGDTQRSQTISTKSREIARTVACNSRPIEWGQPPVLTGGSSLIKIELLAQNNHELVFTSVVHRIDFDLLKQSFRKIRKSESAGVDKVTAKEYAENLDQNLYNLYERLRRGQYVASPVKRIWIDKEGGEKRPIGIPVLEDKIVQKAAAAILNVIFDRNFYNFSHAFRKGRSQHMAIKDLREQCLKQNISWIVSADITGLFDNINHELLKDMIRRRVSDGGMIRLIGKWLNAGVMEEGNLTYSETGTPQGGVISPVLSNIFLHYVLDDWYVKEVIPRMKGRCSIIRWADDFILGFEYEKDALRVMDVLPRRFEQFELSLHPEKTKLIRFSKRISGKGNGTFDFLGFTFYWSKSLKGYMVIKKKTARKRSSRFMKRIWIWCKDNRHKPMAEQYEILCSKLRGFYQYFGVISNYKVLEVVFEYTEKAWRRWLSRRSHKGEVMFEDLRTTYPLPLPRIVHNI, encoded by the coding sequence ATGGGAGATACACAGAGGTCACAAACCATATCAACAAAAAGCCGAGAAATTGCAAGAACGGTCGCTTGCAATTCCAGACCGATAGAATGGGGACAACCACCGGTATTAACAGGTGGGTCATCCCTTATCAAAATCGAGCTGCTTGCTCAAAATAATCATGAACTGGTATTTACATCAGTAGTCCATCGGATAGACTTTGATTTACTGAAACAATCCTTTCGTAAAATTCGGAAAAGCGAATCTGCAGGAGTGGACAAGGTTACGGCAAAGGAGTATGCCGAAAATCTTGATCAAAACCTCTATAATCTGTATGAACGACTGCGGAGAGGACAGTACGTTGCGTCTCCTGTAAAGCGTATCTGGATAGACAAGGAAGGAGGGGAAAAGCGTCCAATTGGCATACCTGTACTTGAGGATAAAATTGTCCAGAAAGCAGCAGCAGCCATATTGAATGTCATATTTGACAGGAATTTTTACAATTTTTCCCATGCATTCAGAAAAGGTCGGAGCCAACACATGGCAATCAAAGATTTACGTGAGCAATGCTTGAAGCAGAATATCAGCTGGATAGTAAGCGCAGATATTACAGGACTATTTGACAATATTAATCACGAGTTACTTAAAGACATGATACGTCGGAGAGTAAGTGACGGCGGAATGATTCGCCTGATAGGGAAGTGGTTGAATGCAGGCGTAATGGAGGAAGGCAACCTGACGTACTCTGAAACGGGCACTCCACAGGGAGGAGTAATTTCCCCTGTGCTCAGTAATATCTTTCTTCATTATGTTTTAGATGACTGGTACGTGAAAGAAGTGATCCCCCGGATGAAAGGGAGATGCTCCATCATACGCTGGGCGGATGATTTCATCCTCGGGTTCGAGTATGAAAAAGACGCATTGCGTGTCATGGATGTATTACCCAGGCGGTTCGAACAGTTCGAGCTGTCACTTCACCCGGAAAAGACAAAACTGATTCGATTTTCCAAACGCATTAGCGGAAAGGGAAACGGGACGTTTGATTTTTTAGGGTTTACATTTTACTGGTCAAAATCATTAAAAGGGTACATGGTAATAAAGAAAAAGACGGCAAGAAAGCGTTCAAGCCGTTTTATGAAGAGAATATGGATATGGTGCAAGGATAACCGTCATAAGCCAATGGCCGAGCAGTATGAGATTCTTTGCAGTAAACTGCGAGGTTTTTACCAGTACTTTGGAGTAATAAGTAACTACAAAGTGCTGGAAGTTGTGTTTGAATATACTGAGAAAGCATGGCGTCGATGGTTAAGCCGAAGAAGTCACAAGGGCGAAGTAATGTTCGAGGACTTGCGCACAACATACCCACTGCCATTACCCAGAATAGTCCATAATATTTGA
- a CDS encoding Fic family protein, translated as MVEQKIHRLWENIKLNQKWLECDTSTIDDISPSWFARREILQKNSKEYQEFITELKREHAIETGIVERMYDLEKGITETFIKKGFVESYISHNDTNVPVPKLISHLSDHLDAVDFVFDVVKENRDLTIGFIKELHSLVTRNQEYAEGRDQFGSKTKVNLRKGAFKILENNPTRGDGTKILYCPPEHVQVEMENLISIYNDAENKNIHYLICATWFHHAFTTIHPFQDGNGRIARLLASLILIKHGLFPFTVLREEAKAKYIDALEKADEQEFQPLIDYFSEVQKRHIEKALNIKEVYSSSFDEVIDIFSGKIDNWQKRKVVEREAQLNRARNHVFNFCLKHLNLISDQLSARLNGNATITIEQCSPNEDKRQDYYYGQIIKYAKKHEYYFNRNFPKGWLTFRIELADNKKYQLCITIHHYGYEDSTLAIGAFLEFLVPYESHDRIDEALPLEIKPHVISLTGEITTKEKNIAAFIRNAVTLTMAQIASEL; from the coding sequence ATGGTAGAACAAAAAATACACAGGCTGTGGGAAAATATAAAACTTAATCAAAAATGGCTTGAATGTGATACTTCTACGATTGATGATATATCTCCCTCATGGTTTGCCAGAAGAGAAATTCTTCAAAAAAATTCAAAAGAATATCAGGAGTTTATTACCGAACTCAAACGTGAACATGCCATTGAGACCGGGATTGTAGAACGAATGTACGATCTTGAAAAAGGTATAACTGAAACATTCATAAAAAAAGGTTTCGTTGAATCATATATTAGTCATAATGACACAAACGTTCCGGTTCCAAAATTAATTTCTCATTTATCCGACCACCTTGATGCCGTTGATTTTGTCTTTGATGTGGTTAAAGAAAATAGAGATTTAACAATTGGCTTTATAAAAGAACTTCACTCACTTGTAACTCGCAACCAGGAATATGCAGAAGGAAGAGACCAATTTGGTAGTAAAACTAAAGTAAATTTAAGAAAAGGTGCTTTCAAAATTCTTGAAAACAATCCAACTCGTGGAGATGGAACTAAAATTTTGTACTGTCCCCCTGAACATGTTCAGGTTGAAATGGAGAATCTGATTTCTATTTACAATGATGCCGAGAATAAAAATATCCATTATTTAATTTGTGCCACTTGGTTTCACCATGCATTTACTACAATTCATCCATTTCAGGATGGCAATGGGCGTATTGCAAGACTACTTGCAAGTTTAATTTTGATTAAACATGGCCTGTTTCCTTTTACTGTTCTAAGAGAAGAGGCTAAAGCTAAATATATTGATGCTTTGGAAAAGGCTGATGAACAAGAATTTCAACCTCTGATAGACTATTTTTCCGAAGTTCAAAAAAGACATATTGAAAAGGCTCTAAATATAAAAGAGGTTTATAGCTCATCATTTGATGAAGTAATAGATATATTTTCAGGCAAAATTGACAATTGGCAGAAGAGAAAGGTTGTTGAAAGAGAGGCTCAGCTTAATAGAGCCAGAAACCATGTTTTCAACTTTTGCCTCAAACACTTGAATTTGATTTCTGATCAACTTAGTGCCAGGCTCAATGGAAATGCTACCATTACAATTGAGCAATGTTCCCCAAATGAGGATAAGAGACAAGATTATTACTACGGTCAAATAATTAAATATGCTAAAAAACACGAGTACTATTTTAACAGGAATTTTCCAAAGGGGTGGCTGACTTTTCGAATTGAATTGGCTGACAATAAAAAATATCAACTTTGTATTACTATCCACCACTATGGCTATGAAGATAGTACATTAGCTATTGGGGCATTTCTTGAATTTTTAGTACCTTATGAGAGTCATGATCGAATAGACGAAGCCCTTCCCTTAGAAATCAAACCGCATGTTATTTCGCTAACTGGAGAGATAACAACGAAAGAAAAAAACATAGCAGCTTTTATAAGAAATGCAGTTACATTAACTATGGCTCAAATTGCAAGTGAACTATAG
- a CDS encoding group II intron maturase-specific domain-containing protein, whose product MVIKKKTARKRSSRFMKRIWIWCKDNRHKPMAEQYEILCSKLRGFYQYFGVISNYKVLEVVFEYTEKAWRRWLSRRSHKGEVMFEDLRTTYPLPLPRIVHNI is encoded by the coding sequence ATGGTAATAAAGAAAAAGACGGCAAGAAAGCGTTCAAGCCGTTTTATGAAGAGAATATGGATATGGTGCAAGGATAACCGTCATAAGCCAATGGCCGAGCAGTATGAGATTCTTTGCAGTAAACTGCGAGGTTTTTACCAGTACTTTGGAGTAATAAGTAACTACAAAGTGCTGGAAGTTGTGTTTGAATATACTGAGAAAGCATGGCGTCGATGGTTAAGCCGAAGAAGTCACAAGGGCGAAGTAATGTTCGAGGACTTGCGCACAACATACCCACTGCCATTACCCAGAATAGTCCATAATATTTGA
- a CDS encoding reverse transcriptase domain-containing protein: MGDTQRSQTISTKSREIARTVACNSRPIEWGQPPVLTGGSSLIKIELLAQNNHELVFTSVVHRIDFDLLKQSFRKIRKSESAGVDKVTAKEYAENLDQNLYNLYERLRRGQYVASPVKRIWIDKEGGEKRPIGIPVLEDKIVQKAAAAILNVIFDRNFYNFSHAFRKGRSQHMAIKDLREQCLKQNISWIVSADITGLFDNINHELLKDMIRRRVSDGGMIRLIGKWLNAGVMEEGNLTYSETGTPQGGVISPVLSNIFLHYVLDDWYVKEVIPRMKGRCSIIRWADDFILGFEYEKTHCVSWMYYPGGSNSSSCHFTRKRQN; encoded by the coding sequence ATGGGAGATACACAGAGGTCACAAACCATATCAACAAAAAGCCGAGAAATTGCAAGAACGGTCGCTTGCAATTCCAGACCGATAGAATGGGGACAACCACCGGTGTTAACAGGTGGGTCATCCCTTATCAAAATCGAGCTGCTTGCTCAAAATAATCATGAACTGGTATTTACATCAGTAGTCCATCGGATAGACTTTGATTTACTGAAACAATCCTTTCGTAAAATTCGGAAAAGCGAATCTGCAGGAGTGGACAAGGTTACGGCAAAGGAGTATGCCGAAAATCTTGATCAAAACCTCTATAATCTGTATGAACGACTGCGGAGAGGACAGTACGTTGCGTCTCCTGTAAAGCGTATCTGGATAGACAAGGAAGGAGGGGAAAAGCGTCCAATTGGCATACCTGTACTTGAGGATAAAATTGTCCAGAAAGCAGCAGCAGCCATATTGAATGTCATATTTGACAGGAATTTTTACAATTTTTCCCATGCATTCAGAAAAGGTCGGAGCCAACACATGGCAATCAAAGATTTACGTGAGCAATGCTTGAAGCAGAATATCAGCTGGATAGTAAGCGCAGATATTACAGGACTATTTGACAATATTAATCACGAGTTACTTAAAGACATGATACGTCGGAGAGTAAGTGACGGCGGAATGATTCGCCTGATAGGGAAGTGGTTGAATGCAGGCGTAATGGAGGAAGGCAACCTGACGTACTCTGAAACGGGCACTCCACAGGGAGGAGTAATTTCCCCTGTGCTCAGTAATATCTTTCTTCATTATGTTTTAGATGACTGGTACGTGAAAGAAGTGATCCCCCGGATGAAAGGGAGATGCTCCATCATACGCTGGGCGGATGATTTCATCCTCGGGTTCGAGTATGAAAAGACGCATTGCGTGTCATGGATGTATTACCCAGGCGGTTCGAACAGTTCGAGCTGTCACTTCACCCGGAAAAGACAAAACTGA